The Chloroflexota bacterium DNA window CACCAACTTGGCTAGCCATGTGAGATCATGCTCGTTGCCGACCCAATCTGGCTTAACTTGCGGCCCCAAACTAGCCAGATCAAGGCTTTGCTGGGTTTCGAGTGCTCGCAGGGCATCGATAATCCGACCACGAAAATAGCGGTTTGATGTATGAAATGGTTGTTCGGCAGCCTTTTTGCGTGGTTTGATCACTGGTGGTTGCCACATATCAAGCTGGGTGTTGGCTTCGCGCCAAATCGCGTAGGCTCGGCAATGTTGATTGACCGGGCAACGCCAGCACTGAGGTTTGGCGGCGCTACAAATTAACGCTCCCAACTCCATAATTGCTTGGTTCCACGCCCAGCCTTGGCCTTTGGGAATTAATTGTTGGGCATAATCGATCAAGTTTTGTTCGTTGGTTGCGGGCGGGGCATCTTCGGGGCCGACCAATAAGCGCCGCACCACGCGCCGAATATTGGTATCGAGAAAGGCTACATCACGCTCGAAGGCAAAACATGCGACCGCCCCTGAGGTATACGCCCCAATCCCTGGCAAATTACGCAACCCTTCGGGCGTAGCGGGGAAACCAGCAGGATCGGCGGGATAGCCTGCTGCGACAATTGCTTGAGCCGCTCGTTGCAGATTGACGGCACGGCGATTGTAGCCCAAGCCTTGCCACGAACGAATGACATCGGCGGTTGAGGCACTGGCCAAGGCCTCGACCGTCGGAAACAAGGCCAAAAATGCCTCATATTTGGGAATAACCCGATCAACTTGGGTTTGTTGGAGCATGGTTTCCGACACCAAAATATAGTAAGGATTGCGGGTGCGTCGCCAGGGTAAATCGCGACCATTGGCTTGAAACCACGCTAGCAGATCGATTTGCAAGGTACTTAATTCGCTCATAATGCTTTCTGTTCTAAAACGTTCTAGCTTGATCGTACCATAAACGAGCGGGTATGGCTCAAATCTCGGTCTTTAGTCGCTCGATCACGAACAATTGTGCGTTTATACTAGCAACAACGAATTTTCATCAGGAGAATGCTGAATGAGTCAAGCGCTTGAAACAGGCTACGTCG harbors:
- a CDS encoding A/G-specific adenine glycosylase, coding for MSELSTLQIDLLAWFQANGRDLPWRRTRNPYYILVSETMLQQTQVDRVIPKYEAFLALFPTVEALASASTADVIRSWQGLGYNRRAVNLQRAAQAIVAAGYPADPAGFPATPEGLRNLPGIGAYTSGAVACFAFERDVAFLDTNIRRVVRRLLVGPEDAPPATNEQNLIDYAQQLIPKGQGWAWNQAIMELGALICSAAKPQCWRCPVNQHCRAYAIWREANTQLDMWQPPVIKPRKKAAEQPFHTSNRYFRGRIIDALRALETQQSLDLASLGPQVKPDWVGNEHDLTWLAKLVNGLAQDGLLIWQQQPEQQLAEWSVRLPA